A genomic region of Methanothermobacter thermautotrophicus str. Delta H contains the following coding sequences:
- a CDS encoding NPXTG-anchored protein — protein MYRFLLVAMIFLAMGAAAAQETDDNLQVNSDLAVDAEYLDLDENIITTASVGDEVFEGVAVTNLGPGNATGVKVDITRSSQYPFEYLEHEVSWDNGANWIYNDPSYDPLTSRWTIGNLPVGAVYKLVVHQRATASGSAQFTATISGDQPDLNTTNNNDTATIIIKESQEVPAAGAGMVPMQETGAAAGLLVAGIGILGAGMVISRR, from the coding sequence ATGTACAGATTTCTTTTGGTTGCCATGATTTTCCTTGCCATGGGAGCTGCAGCTGCCCAGGAAACTGATGACAACTTACAGGTAAATTCGGATCTTGCAGTGGACGCAGAATACCTTGATCTTGATGAAAACATTATAACCACTGCCAGCGTTGGCGATGAGGTCTTTGAGGGAGTTGCAGTCACAAACCTCGGCCCTGGAAATGCAACCGGGGTGAAGGTCGATATAACAAGGAGCAGTCAGTATCCCTTTGAGTACCTTGAACATGAGGTTTCATGGGACAATGGGGCAAACTGGATCTACAATGATCCATCCTACGACCCATTGACCAGCAGGTGGACCATCGGGAACCTACCTGTGGGCGCGGTCTACAAACTTGTTGTGCACCAGAGGGCCACGGCGTCCGGGTCCGCACAGTTCACAGCAACAATCTCAGGAGATCAGCCAGACCTCAATACCACAAACAATAATGATACTGCAACAATCATAATAAAGGAATCTCAGGAAGTTCCAGCAGCTGGAGCAGGAATGGTCCCAATGCAGGAGACAGGCGCAGCAGCAGGTTTACTTGTGGCTGGAATAGGCATACTTGGAGCAGGAATGGTTATCTCAAGAAGATAA